Sequence from the Fibrobacter sp. UWR2 genome:
TCAAGGAAGAAAACCGTGCCCGCCTGGTAGAAGCCTTTGAACGCGGCTACCGCGACGGTAACGGAATCCTTTATGTGGAAGACGAGAAGGGCGGTCGATTGGCCTGCTCTGAAAAACCGGGCTGCCCCGAATGCGGCTGGTACATGGATTCGGCGCTGAACCCGAAACATTTCAGTTTCAACACGCACTGGGGCGCTTGCGAAACCTGCCTTGGCCTCGGCCATGATTACGATGGCCATGTCTGCCCAGACTGCCATGGTGAACGCCTCAAACCCGAATACCTCGCGGTACGCATCGGCGGCAAGAACATCATGGACGTGAACCACATGAGCATCGCTCAGGCTTACGAATGGTTCAATAACGAAAACTTCAAGCGCGACAATTTCAAGGGCGACAAGAATGCCGACGGCAAGATGACGGTCGCCGAACCCTTGCTCCGTGAAATTGTTGGCCGTCTGAACTTCCTCAAGGGCGTTGGCCTCGGCTATATCGGCCTCGACCGCGCGGGCGATACGCTCTCCGGCGGTGAATCTCAGCGTATCCGCCTCGCAAGCCAGATCGGTAGCGGCCTCGAAGGCGTGCTCTACGTGCTCGATGAACCCACTGTGGGCCTACACGAAAGCGATACCGCGATGCTGCTCGATACGCTTTACCGCCTGCGCGACCTCGGCAATACGCTCGTGGTCGTGGAACACGACATGAAGATGATGCAGGCTGCCGACCACATTATCGATATGGGCCCGGCGGCGGGCGAGTTCGGTGGCGAGGTCGTCGCCGAGGGCTCTCCGGCACAGCTTTCCAAGCCATATGCGCTCCAGCAGTTCCCGCGCAGCGAGACGGTCAAGTACCTCACGCACACTATCCCGATGGCAAACGAGATTGCGGCAAGGCCCATCACGGATTCTACGGAGTTCTACGAGTTTGAAAAGCTCAAGCACAATAACTTGAAGAATTTGTCTGTAAAGTTCCCGAAGGGCGCCATCAGCGTGGTCTGCGGTGTGTCGGGTTCGGGCAAGAGTTCCATGGTCATGGACGAAATTTTCCCGCGCCTCAAGAAGAAGTTCCAGGCCCGTGGCCGAAAGAAGCAGAGTGGCGAAGTGTTGCTGGTGGACCAGAGTCCGATTTCGGGGACGCCTCGCAGCACGCCCGCGAGCTTCACGGGCGTGTTTGACGATATCCGCAAGCTATTCGCCAAACTGCCGCAAGCCAAGTTGAAAGGCTTCGACTACGGGCGCTTCAGTTACAACTTGGCCCGCGGCCGCTGCGAGGCCTGCGAAGGCCGCGGCGCCATCTCGGTAGAGATGCACTTCCTTTCCGACGTGTGGGAAGTCTGTGATGTTTGCGGCGGCAAGCGCTACAACCAGGAAACGCTCACCGTCACTTTCAAGGGCAAGAATATCGCCGACGTGCTCGACATGCGCGTCGCCGAAGCCTGCGAGTTCTTCAAGGACCAGCCGAAAATTTTGCCGAAACTGGAATGCCTGCGCGACGTGGGCCTCCCGTACGTAAAGCTCGGCCAGTCCGTAACCACGCTCAGCGGCGGCGAATCCCAGCGCCTTAAATTGGCGGCGGAACTTGCCCGCAAGCCCGCCCAAGAGATGGTCTACCTGCTCGACGAGCCGACTACAGGGCTCCACCTCAAGGATATTCAGATCCTCTGGAACATGTTGCGCAAACTTTCTGCCCGCGGCGATACGGTTATTATCATCGAACACCACCCCGATATTATTCGCCTTTCGGACTGGAAAGTGGAACTAGGTCCCGTCGGTGGCGCCGAAGGCGGCTATTTGCTTAAAATGGGCAAAAACGAATGAATTTGGTGATATATCTCGCATAAAGACCTTACGAAGATATTATCTTTATGAGAGTTATTCACAGGAGATGTTATGTCTTTTGCCCGTTTGTTGCCCCTTTTGCTGTTAGTTCCGGCAATAACTTTCGCTGCCGATCCTGACAAGAATTTTAAGGTAGCGCCGAACCAGTTCACAGCCGGAAGCGTAGTGGACCCTATTGTCAATATGGCTGTCGAGGCCAAGGGTGCAGCGATGGTTTCCCAGAAGCCGGTTTTCCCGCTCAAGAGCAACAACCTCTACTGGCGTCATAAGAAAGGTCCTAAGGAATACCAGTGGATTCAGGGCGAGGTCAATGTCGCGAATTTCAAGAAACTCCATGCGTTCAGCCTTGAAAATGCCCGTCTGAGGTCTTTCGAGGTGGCCCAGATGCGTTTCTATGCCTCCCAGAACAAGAAGGCCTTCCAGGACGAGGATGATCTCTATTTCGACAAGTACTATGTCTATTCTCCGCGCGTCCCCAAGCTGTACTTCATCAAGAACGGCCGTTGGCAAATCCTGAATGAGACGGAACTTCCGGGTGTAGTCGTATTCAAGAGCGACAAGAAGAATTTTAGCGCCGTCTTTGCGGAAGCTCCTCTCAAGAAATTGCCGAACAAGGTCTATCCCCTGAATCCTGGCGCCTACGTTTTCTCGTTCTCCGCTCCGGGAACCCTGCCTGTCGTGGATATCGGAGCCGTCTCCCCGGGTAACGTGCTTGTCATGAGTCCGAAGCTCCCTGCGCTTGACACGTCATCCAAGGAAAACAAGCCTGAACTCTCCATGAGCGTAAACGACGTCAAGGCGACAAAGAACCTGGAAGAGACCGAAATTCTTTACGACAAGTTTATCGCCGAACTGCAGAAGGTTGTCGCGCTTGTCGATACGAGCGCCTTCGGGAATCTCTATCCCAAGATGAAGCCCGCAGAAGCAGTAGGCCTTCTTGATGACGACCTGACCTATGAGGACTACAAGTCCGCATTCGAGGGCACACGTATCAAGGCTAAGTCTGACTGGATGAATTCCAAGATGAAGGGTGTTCCCGAAATCAATGCGGCATTCAACAACAAGTTCGATAGCCTGCAGGCACTCCCGCTGCGTGGTTCCATGGTTCTGGCATCGTTCTCTGCGGTTCGCGAGAAGGTTGCCTCCGACGAGGATTCCACTGCGGCTCCGATCAAGGCCGTGAAACTCAAGTTTGGCAAGGAAGGCGAACGCTTCGATGTCACCTGGGAAGGTACAGCCAAGGATATGAGCGCCGACAGCCTTTACAAGCTTTTTGAACAGCACGGCAGCGAGATTACGGCAACGATTACCATCAAGCAAAACAAGCCCGTGTGGATTCACAAGGAAGACATCGTTACCGGTCGCCATCACTACCGTTACACCCGCATCGATTTCGAATACCAGGGGAAGACCTTCGCCGGCCTCGGTGTTTTTGTATTGCCGAGCTATATCGTGGACGAACCGGAGGTGCAGGAATGGCTGAACCACTACGATGCCGAGGATATCGAGTTACAGCAGAACGCCGCAGCAGAGGCCAAGGCTAAGGCAGTGGCCGCTAAAGAAGCTGCGAAAAACGATACTGTCTATGCGAAGGATGCGTATATGCCGGAATTCAGCAAGATGAGCATTCCGCGCATTATCCGCGACAACAATTTCGGCGGAGTCGCCCTTATCGATTCGGGCTCATTCCGTTACCGTGGCCGCGTTGTCCACATGTCCCCGTTTGCCATCATGACGACCGAAGTGACTCAGAAACTCTTTGACCAATGGATGCTCGCCCAGACCGATACGCTGAAGCGTATCAAGGACCGCTCCTCCTTCAAGAATCCGGCAAAGCCTGTCCACAACATTACCTGGGACAACGCCCGTGCCGCCTGCAAGTTGATGGGCGGCGACCTGCCGACCGAAGCCCAGTGGGAATTCGCCGGCCGAGCCGACAACAACGAAGGTGCCATTTGGGATATCGACGAGGAAGCGACAGTGAATGACTATGCCGTCTACCGCGAGAATTCCTACAAGCACGGCCGCAAGAGTGATGCTTACGGCCCGCACATGGTCGCAACCAAGAAACCGAATGCCTGGGGAATCTACGATATGTCGGGCAACGTTGCCGAATGGACTGTCGACAAGTACTTCATGTTCTCGTTCTGGGTGGAATCTTCCAACCCGTCCGGAGCCTTGATGGGCTACTCCAAGGTCTACAAGGGCGGTTCCTGGAAAGACAAGGAATCGATGCTTAACCTCACGAAGAGCGATGACGAGGATCCGCGTTACTGGTCCGATGCTATCGGTTTCCGTTGCGTGTTCCCGCGCAAGATGTTCGAGGGCCGTTAATGCCAGAACAGATATCCCCGCTGTCCGCCTCAGAAGAACTCAAGAAAGACACGCGTTTCAAGTTTTTCCGCAGGATAACCTCTGCGCCGTACCTGCTTGCGCTGGTCATGCTGTTCTTGCCCCTCATGAATGTTTCGTGCGCAGAGAAGGTTATTGCCGAGCCCTCGTTCTATGAACTTGCAACCGGGCTAGACCTGCGCGAAACCCTCAAGGAGCCTGCAAAAGGCTACCTCCTGAAGATGGAAAAGGACAATCCGAAATCCCTGGACAAGTTCAGGGCAACTGTTCCCGGTTTTCCCAAGATGGATGCAGTTCCGGTCCTGTTCGGGATCGTCGCCGCCCTCGTGCTCGCAGCCGTTTTCGCATGGTTCACGCCACTCGGGTCCCTCACCCTAGGTATTCTCGCGATGACATCGCTGTGGGCTTTTCTATCGAAGATGGGGCAGGTGTGTCACAGCATGGGAATGCAGGTATTATCGATCGAGCCGAGTTACGGTATTTATGCCGCATCGGCGCTTATCCTTATCGGAACGGCGATGAACCTCGCCGCGATAATCCGCCCGATTGTCTTAGAGGTAAAGGCGAAACGCGCCGCGAAAAAAGCAGTTTGCCAATAAGACTACCGGCGCGACAATCGATAAACAGCCAAAAAGAAAAACCGCGAGCGTGTTGCCCGCGGTTTTAAACTTTCTGGCAAATATTACACGTTGAACAGGAAGTACATGATGTCGCCATCCTGTACCAGGTAGTCCTTGCCTTCGGTGCGGACGAGGCCTGCTTCCTTTGCGGCGTTCCAGCTGCCGTGCTTCAGGAAGTCGCTGTAACTCAAGGTTTCTGCACGGATGAATCCGCGCTCGAAGTCGGTGTGGATGACGCCTGCGCACTGCGGGGCCTTGTAGCCCGCGTGGAACGTCCAGGCGCGGCATTCCTTTTCGCCGGCGGTAAAGAACGTGCGGAGCCCGAGGATTTCGTAGCCCTTGCGCACCACGGCGTCGAGGCCCGATTCCTTCATGCCGAGTTCGTTCAGGAATTCAGCCTTGTCGGCGCTCTCCATCGCGGAGAGTTCTTCCTCGATCTTGCCGCTGATCACGATGACCTCGTGGCCGTTCTTGGCGGCGTAATCCTTGAGCTGGTCCACATAGGCGTTGCCGGTGAGGATGTCGTCTTCCTTCACGTTCGCGCAGTAGAACAGCGGCTTTGCGGTGAGGAGGCCCAGGTCCTTGACGATGCCTTCCATCTCTTCGCTGTCATGCATCACGGTGCGGGCGGCCTTGCCCTCTTCCATGGTCTTCTTCAAAAGTTCGCAGGCGGCGAGGCGAGCCTTCGCTTCGGCATTGCCGGTGCGGGCGCTCTTCGCTTCGGTAGAAAGGCGCTTCTCGACGGTGTCGAGGTCCTTCAGGATAAGTTCGGTCTCGATGACTTCCACGTCACGGACCGGGTCCACGGAACCGCTCACATGCACGATATTCTCGTCATCGAAGCAGCGGATAACTTCCATGATGGCTTCGCATTCGCGGATGTGGGTGAGGAACTGGTTGCCGAGGCCTTCGCCCTGGGCGGCACCCTTCACGAGGCCGGCGATGTCCACGAATTCCGTAACGGCGGGAACGATGGACTTCGGATTATAGACCTTCACAAGTTCGTCAAGGCGGCTGTCCGGGACGCTCACCATGCCCACGTTCGGCTCGATGGTGCAGAACGGGTAGTTCGCGGCTTCGGCACCGGCGTTGGTGATGGCGTTAAAGATGGTGGACTTGCCTACGTTCGGGAGGCCTACGATACCGCATTTGAAACCCATGATAATCTCCTATGGCGCGGGGTGTTCCCGGGCCTTCTGTTTTCGGCGGTAAAGTTAGAAAATCCTGCAGCAAAAAAACTTTACAAAGGCCTGTACTATAAACAAAAAAGCTGTTCCTTTACATTTTGTAAATGGTAAAAAAAGACAACTGTACGAAATAAAACGATGATTAACTTAATTTAAGAACGTGGGATTGTGTTATAAGCCGTTTGGGTATTAGGCCCCAAAAAGCCAATTCTCGAGTGTGGAACTGGCGGGCACTGTTGCCAGTGGAAATCTGGGTTGGAGATTAGACAATAGTGAAATGCCTAGCCCCAAGCGGCACCCATTAAAAAGACCGGTCATGCAGTTGCATGGCCGGTCTTTTTTATACTGTCTTGCGGGCGTTAGCCTTATTTTAGGTCATCGCGGTTCACACCGTACGCCCTGATATTGTCCAGCCAGAGTTCGGTGCTGTTGTAGGTAAATACCGTAAAGTTGGTAATCTTGTTCCTGACAAGGTCCCATCCGTGGTAGTCGCGAATGGTATACGTAAAGTCTTCGGGCTTTATGCAGTAGCGCGTCCAGTCAACGAGGCCTTTGCCCTTGCCCTTGTACGAAGCCTTGTAGTTCACGTCTTCGTCGAGCGTTTCGAGTATGATTTCGAAATCGCCGTCGGTGCGCAACCAGACGACCAGCGAGTCCATGCGGCTCCAGTCGTGCGGATGACGTGTGAGTCTCGTGCCGAATACCACAATGTCGGGGTAGGTCACCGTGTAATCGATGTGGAGAACCTTGCCAAGCCAGTTGGCGGCCTCGGTAATCGATGTTGAAGAGTTCAGGAACGATACCGTAACGGAATCGGTTAGCGTATCAACCTTGTGGAACTGCACGTACCAGCTGTCCCTCTTGAGTGGGGACGGTAGATCGCTCAGGGAGCTGCCGCTTTCGAAGTTGAAAATCTCGATGGAGTTGAGCTCGTACCACAGGGAATCGCTGATGCCCTTCCATACGTTAACCTTCTTCTCCGGTGCGGTCACGTCGGGGTCGCCCCATTCAAGCGTCCATGTGTCGGCGGTGTCGGCGAGAGATTCCAGCCTGATGTTGATGACGGCGCTCTTGATGTCGGTGCTCCAACTGTCAATGACCATCGGTACTGTGGCGCCCTTGCTTGTGAAAAGCTGGAGGTCGCTACCGTCTTCGCGGGCCTTGCTGAAGTTGAAATTCGTAGAATCCAACCTGAGCGTGAGGACGAACGGGGCCTGCAACGGGCGCATCCAGTCGGAAATCAGGTCGGTAGGATTGATTTCGAGGGACTGTATGATACCTGCCTTGCTGGGAGCAAAGACGTGCCCGATATGCAGAGATTCGCCGGACTGGGTCTCGATGTTCGCTTCGCCGATGCATTCGGCGTTGTCGCTGCTCCAGGACTTGACAGAAATCTGGCCGACGGGGAGGTCTTCGGCTACGAAGAACCCGAGGGAGTCCGTCTTTACGACGCGCCCAATACCTTCGATATTCACCCAGGCGTACTTGGCGTCTTCAGGCAGCGAGAGCCAGCCATTGATGGCGCCCTTCTTCTGGAGGGTTGCCTTCGAAACAGAGAACTTCTTCTTGAGACTGTTGATGGTGTACTGGTAGACTAGGGCAGAATCACCCTGTTCTATCTGTATGGTGTAGGAGCCATCCTTGTGGTTATCGATATAGATTTTCCCGGAACTGTCCGTTTCGCCGACGTACGTGAAGTCGTCTGCGTTAACGTTGCCCGTAGAATCGGTAACATACCAGCTCGGAAGCACCCTGTACGAAGCCTTTGCAGGATTCTTGCCACTATAGACCTGGATAGAGACGAATGCCGCCTCTTCCTTCGCAATGGCGTTTTCCGTTTCCGTAGTTCCACCGGCCATGTCGGAATTCGTACATGCGCCGAAGAAGATCATCGGAATGACCGGAAATATTTTGAACAGGGTCTTCATCATTTCGAAATCTTCTTGTTAAACGCCACGGGGAACAAGGCAAGGTTCATCTGCAGGACGCGCGTGGGCTTCCCGCACTTGTCTACTCGAATCTGGACGTCTTTCCGGAATTCCTGGATCATACTCTTGATTTCTTCAAAGCCTTGTTGGTCTACAGCCATTGTAAGTGTAGAAATATCTCGGTCTTCTGGGGCGATTGTCTGCAGAGAACGTGCTCCAATTTGCATTACTGCAGCCTGGAATGCCCTAATTGCCTGTGCGCGCTCTTCGCCGGAGATGTTGATGTGGGAATCGGCAATTTTTACGCGTCCATTGCCCAAATCCTGGATAAAGCCCAAATCCTTGAGCAAATCCACGCTTTCCTGCACCTTGTCCTCGCCAATGGCGGGTTCGAGCCATTCTGCAATGGTCTTTACATCGACTTTCCCCTGGTTAACCTCTATCAGAGCCCTGATGACGGGTGTCCACCAGTCGCTCAGGTACTTGATTTCCTTATCCTGGAGTACATGTTTTTTCACATCACGTAAAAGTACGGCCTTGGCAAGGATTTCTTCACGGGTCTTTTCGGATTTGGTACGGGAGGCAGCAAGCAGGAGGTCAAAATAGCGGGCGGCACGGCCGGTGAGGCCGAGGACTTTCTTGATGGCAGGGACACAGCGCACAGGCAGGTTGCGCTTCTTTTCGACAATGCAGAACACATGGCTCGCATTTAGGCCGATAGCCATCCCCAGAACGCTGTAGGAGTACTTCGCGTTCTTCTCTTTTTTCTCGAGATAGAAATCTCGGATGATATCCCGGTAATCTGTATATTCGTAAATACTTGGCATTTGGCTTGCCCCATTATTTGTAAAAAAATATATAATTTGGGGATATCCGTTTTGAGCCTATGAGAAATTTAATCATTACCTTTTTGTCAATGATTCTAGTCGCCCTCGGGGTGAAACTTTTTGTCGCGAAAAATGCCGAAAAGGCTGAATTTATTAGGCACGAGACGCTTGTAAACGAAGCCATGGAGTGCCTCGGGGCTGCCGACTGGAAGTGTGCCGAGAATGCCGTCAGGGGACTATTGTGTGATGCTCCTCACGATACAAACCTGCAACTCCACCTTGCGGGAATCCTTTTCGAGCAGGAACGGTACGAGGACTGCATTCGCCTAATCGACTCACTCGGCTATGCGGATGGAGATTTCGGGTTCCTCAAAAAGAAGTCCGCACAACTGATTCGCGAAATAGACGAACTGGGCGTCGAGCGATCCATGCATTTCCGTGTGGAATTCGAGGGGAATCCTTCTAAAAGCGACGTGATGGAGGCCCTGGCCGTACTGGAGGTCGCCTACGATTCCCTATGCAATCTATTCGATTTTAGGCCCGAAAACAAGATGAGCCTCGTGCTCTACAGGTCACGCGAGTACCAGGGAATGGGCCCGCGCCCAGACTGGGTGGCGGCGATATTCGACGGCAAACTCAGGATTCCTGTCGAAATGATGCATTACCGCGAAATCTACCGCCCCGTTCTTTTCCATGAACTCACACATTCCTTTGT
This genomic interval carries:
- a CDS encoding TIGR02147 family protein, translating into MPSIYEYTDYRDIIRDFYLEKKEKNAKYSYSVLGMAIGLNASHVFCIVEKKRNLPVRCVPAIKKVLGLTGRAARYFDLLLAASRTKSEKTREEILAKAVLLRDVKKHVLQDKEIKYLSDWWTPVIRALIEVNQGKVDVKTIAEWLEPAIGEDKVQESVDLLKDLGFIQDLGNGRVKIADSHINISGEERAQAIRAFQAAVMQIGARSLQTIAPEDRDISTLTMAVDQQGFEEIKSMIQEFRKDVQIRVDKCGKPTRVLQMNLALFPVAFNKKISK
- a CDS encoding SUMF1/EgtB/PvdO family nonheme iron enzyme, with product MSFARLLPLLLLVPAITFAADPDKNFKVAPNQFTAGSVVDPIVNMAVEAKGAAMVSQKPVFPLKSNNLYWRHKKGPKEYQWIQGEVNVANFKKLHAFSLENARLRSFEVAQMRFYASQNKKAFQDEDDLYFDKYYVYSPRVPKLYFIKNGRWQILNETELPGVVVFKSDKKNFSAVFAEAPLKKLPNKVYPLNPGAYVFSFSAPGTLPVVDIGAVSPGNVLVMSPKLPALDTSSKENKPELSMSVNDVKATKNLEETEILYDKFIAELQKVVALVDTSAFGNLYPKMKPAEAVGLLDDDLTYEDYKSAFEGTRIKAKSDWMNSKMKGVPEINAAFNNKFDSLQALPLRGSMVLASFSAVREKVASDEDSTAAPIKAVKLKFGKEGERFDVTWEGTAKDMSADSLYKLFEQHGSEITATITIKQNKPVWIHKEDIVTGRHHYRYTRIDFEYQGKTFAGLGVFVLPSYIVDEPEVQEWLNHYDAEDIELQQNAAAEAKAKAVAAKEAAKNDTVYAKDAYMPEFSKMSIPRIIRDNNFGGVALIDSGSFRYRGRVVHMSPFAIMTTEVTQKLFDQWMLAQTDTLKRIKDRSSFKNPAKPVHNITWDNARAACKLMGGDLPTEAQWEFAGRADNNEGAIWDIDEEATVNDYAVYRENSYKHGRKSDAYGPHMVATKKPNAWGIYDMSGNVAEWTVDKYFMFSFWVESSNPSGALMGYSKVYKGGSWKDKESMLNLTKSDDEDPRYWSDAIGFRCVFPRKMFEGR
- the ychF gene encoding redox-regulated ATPase YchF; amino-acid sequence: MGFKCGIVGLPNVGKSTIFNAITNAGAEAANYPFCTIEPNVGMVSVPDSRLDELVKVYNPKSIVPAVTEFVDIAGLVKGAAQGEGLGNQFLTHIRECEAIMEVIRCFDDENIVHVSGSVDPVRDVEVIETELILKDLDTVEKRLSTEAKSARTGNAEAKARLAACELLKKTMEEGKAARTVMHDSEEMEGIVKDLGLLTAKPLFYCANVKEDDILTGNAYVDQLKDYAAKNGHEVIVISGKIEEELSAMESADKAEFLNELGMKESGLDAVVRKGYEILGLRTFFTAGEKECRAWTFHAGYKAPQCAGVIHTDFERGFIRAETLSYSDFLKHGSWNAAKEAGLVRTEGKDYLVQDGDIMYFLFNV